Proteins from a genomic interval of Eschrichtius robustus isolate mEscRob2 chromosome 9, mEscRob2.pri, whole genome shotgun sequence:
- the KIAA0408 gene encoding uncharacterized protein KIAA0408 homolog isoform X2, giving the protein MDLHKQWENTETNWCKEKMELLDQFDNERKEWESQWKIMQKKIEELCHEVKLRRKINMSERAIIDLDREKAIQDEMMESSPNCPNSRQCEFTGMNHRDGLGKKGKTEQSLLSERNQMRKEQKTIKKSKVGLMDSMATDNQKECETPPDLRTSEEENKSCSGALNTALEELAKVSEELCSFQEEIRKRSNHRRMKSDSFLQETPVVINMPYGDHMINNNQCITSTNLEKEKKKNRKNLSCTDVFQNNSKKKGGIDKTDLQRSETPPVPPPRSTSRNFPSSCSAQARESLKESSDHNGWVAQEGQGEKNCNPHFLWRHDEMPMLCLNEGKTLKDGITFSSLAPETKIDKKPSCNENVGPTMWSCDTGIGAKNSPSTPWFQKTCSIPNKPKYEKVIPDHPAKSHPDLHISNVCSSLVTQSSGPLRSFSCGFERTTKNEKLAAKTDEFNRIVFRTNRNCHAVQQSPSYSEPSEDLQPCDPLISCTGNISESDSVSDILKTSAPMPVPRENVHDNSTKKPTTGLFRQMQEHISPSSYRNMLHEHDWRPSNLSGRPRSADPRSNYGVVEKLLKTYETSAGSALQNSKCFQANWTKCNSDVSGGATLSQHFKKFQIEQELQQKPAMCGAQQVKQGADRKEVTEESMAVKSSHGKGFSRPARPANRRLPSRWASRSPSAPPALRRTVHNFPISLRSEASMV; this is encoded by the exons CTCTGCCATGAAGTAAAGCTTCGGAGGAAAATCAACATGAGTGAACGTGCGATCATTGATCTTGATCGTGAAAAGGCCATTCAAGACGAAATGATGGAATCTTCTCCAAATTGTCCCAATTCAAGACAATGTGAATTTACAGGGATGAATCACAGGGATGGtctgggaaaaaaaggtaaaacagaGCAGAGCTTACtcagtgaaagaaatcaaatgcgTAAGGaacaaaaaacaatcaaaaaatcaaaagtagGGTTAATGGATTCTATGGCCACAGACAACCAAAAGGAATGTGAGACCCCGCCTGACCTGAGGACTTCTGAGGAAGAGAACAAGAGCTGCTCTGGCGCCCTCAACACA GCTCTTGAAGAACTTGCCAAAGTTAGTGAAGAATTATGCAGCTTTCAAGAGGAAATTCGAAAGCGTTCTAACCACAGAAG GATGAAGTCAGATTCTTTTCTCCAGGAAACACCAGTTGTAATTAATATGCCTTATGGAGATCACATGATCAACAACAACCAGTGCATTACTTCAACtaatttagaaaaagagaaaaagaaaaatagaaagaatctGAGCTGTACTGATGTTTTCCAAAACAATTCTAAGAAAAAAGGTGGAATTGATAAAACTGATCTGCAAAGAAGTGAAACCCCACCAGTTCCTCCTCCAAGAAGTACATCTCGAAATTTTCCCAGCTCATGTTCTGCACAAGCCCGTGAAAGTTTGAAGGAAAGTTCAGACCACAACGGCTGGGTGGCCCAAGAAGGTCAAGGCGAAAAGAACTGCAACCCTCATTTCCTCTGGAGGCACGACGAGATGCCTATGCTGTGTCTAAATGAAGGGAAGACTTTGAAAGATGgtatcacattttcttctttggcACCAGAAACCAAAATAGATAAAAAGCCTTCATGTAATGAAAATGTTGGACCTACCATGTGGTCATGTGACACTGGGATTGGTGCAAAAAATAGCCCCTCTACACCGTGGTTTCAGAAAACCTGCTCTATTCCCAATAAGCCAAAATATGAAAAGGTGATTCCAGATCATCCTGCTAAATCTCATCCTGATCTTCACATAAGCAATGTCTGTAGCTCCTTGGTGACACAGAGCAGTGGCCCACTGAGAAGTTTCAGTTGTGGCTTTGAAAGGACTACTAAGAATGAAAAGCTGGCAGCAAAGACTGATGAATTTAACAGAATCGTATTTAGAACAAATAGAAATTGTCATGCAGTACAGCAAAGTCCAAGCTACTCAGAACCATCTGAAGATCTTCAGCCCTGTGATCCTTTAATTTCTTGCACAGGTAACATCTCAGAAAGTGACAGTGTTTCTGACATTCTGAAAACCAGTGCCCCCATGCCTGTTCCCAGGGAAAATGTGCATGATAATTCCACCAAAAAACCCACAACAGGCCTATTCAGACAAATGCAGGAACACATAAGCCCTAGCAGTTACCGGAATATGCTCCACGAGCATGACTGGAGACCAAGTAATTTGTCTGGCCGACCAAGGTCAGCTGATCCCAGGTCAAATTATGGTGTGGTGGAAAAGCTGCTGAAAACCTATGAGACATCAGCGGGGTCCGCATTGCAAAATTCTAAATGCTTCCAGGCTAATTGGACCAAGTGTAATTCTGATGTCAGTGGTGGAGCCACATTAagtcagcattttaaaaagttccaAATAGAACAAGAGCTTCAGCAAAAGCCAGCTATGTGTGGAGCGCAGCAAGTGAAGCAAGGAGCAGATCGGAAAGAGGTAACTGAG GAATCCATGGCAGTGAAATCCTCACATGGAAAAGGATTTTCTCGACCTGCTAGACCAGCAAATCGCCGTCTCCCGTCCAGGTGGGCATCCAGATCTCCATCGGCACCCCCTGCCTTGCGGAGAACTGTCCACAACTTTCCCATTTCTCTGCGATCAGAAGCATCGATGGTCTGA